The genomic window ACCTCAGCAGAGCCACGCAGGCTCCTCTGCCACCGCACAACCAAACACCGACACGGCAGATGCGgcgccagccctgcctgcagagccacggCCCCTCTGTTGAGCATCCCGCGCACCCTGCCCCACTGAGGCCACGGGGCCATGCTCTTCTTGGGAGCCACGAGCCCCCATGCACCCCTGGGAGCACGGCGCGGGCCTGGCCGTGGCCTGGGGAAGCAGCACAAGGCAAAGAGCCGGAGAGAGCCGAGGCGGTTAGTGCCGGGAGAGCCAGAGGCAGCCGGGAGCCCCATGTGGCTCTCACCTCGCCCTCAGCCTTGCTGTTCTCCCTGATGACTTTGATCCAGGCCAGCATGTCTTCCCGATCCTCTGCCTGAAAGAGATATTCACAGAAGTCAGCGGTCGTCAGGCGGAAGACGTGCTTCCTCTTGGTCTCGCTGTAGGAGATGTCCACCAGGCACGCTTGGATGCTGATCGGCGGCTCCTCCTCACCTGGGGCCGGGGCGCAGGTCACCGCCTCCCGCCTGTCCTTGCACAGGTACAGCGAGTGGGTGCGCAGCACGGCGAAGACGCGCTTCCACTGCCGGATGCCTCCCCCGACCTTCTGCGGGGAGAAGGGATGGAGCGCCGGCCTCAGGGAGCGGCCCGCGGGGCCACGGGGCTccgggctgggggcagagcccGCCTACCTTCCCCTTTTTGGTGAGGATCTGCTTGCAGTGGAGCCAGCCCTCCTTCCTCACGGCGCTGAACGGCACGTCCGAGAGGTCGGAGGTTGAGTGTCTTTTGGAACGGGCGTCTTCCGACGTGCCCAGGCTGTCCAGAGACTGcgaggggcaggagggaggtgTTGGGTGAGGCCATGGGCACCCCATGCTCCACCAGGGAACCCCCCGTGGTTTTAGGGCAGCCCCCAGCGCGGCACTCACCCCGTCGGTGAAGAAGCTCCTCAGCATGCGGAGGCTGGGAACCCGGCTGGGCATCCTCCTGGGGGGAGAGAGCCCCCGTCAGCGGGaggggtgggagctgggggtggTGGGAGTGGGAGGGGGCTCCAGCCCTACCTTAGGATCTTCCCCTCGTCCCGAAATGCGTTCAGACCGTCGTCGCAGGACTTGGAGCGCTCGGTGGTGATGGCCAGCAGGTAGGAGGAGCGGCGGCCGGCCTTGATGCTGCCTGCGGTGGGGAAGGGGCAAACCcgctctgctcagcctgggggcgccaggcagggctctggggcgGGGGCTGCTCCCCCCCGAGGTTCCCAGGGcggtgccccctccccagcacttACTGCAGTCCTGGGAGTAGTGCCGGGACAGGGCAAAGGCGAAGGTGGGCGACGCGGGGCTGGTGGCCATGGCGGGCGCCGAGTTCATGGCGCTGGACACCACCGAGGAGGCCGGGATGTGCTTGGCCTTCAGGTCgatgctggggctggtgggTTCATCTGTGAGGGGGGTGAGCAGTGTCAGAGGGGGGGTTGGGACAGGGGAACGCCCCGTCCCcacctcagagcagggcaggaacgTGCAGGGCTCCAGTTCacaccagcagctgggcagggggtgCAGAATGAGAGGGAGGGGTGATGGTGGCACCCTATCACCAACCCCGGGCCTGCTTGGGGACAGAAAATCCAGAGGGGTGCAGGACACTGTGGGGTGTGGGATATTGTGGGGTGTGGGGCACTATGGGGTGCAGGACACTGTGGGGTGCCAGGCATTGAAGGCACTGCTGGCCCTTCCCATCTCCACGCTGGCCACAGATGGACGCTCTGGACTCCAGATCCCCAAACgtgccctccctggcacaggacCTCCTAAATCCCTTCCCAGAGGTGACCAGCGAGCCCTGCACTCACCGATGAAGGGGATGGACGCCAGCGAGTCCTCGGGGGCCGCCAGGGGAGCCACTCGCCGGCCCGGCCGCTCGCTGCCCggcctgtcccctctgcccgcggccccggcggggTCACAAATGTCCGTGTCCTTCACCCCCTCGGGGAACACAAAGTTCATCTGCCGCAGCGGCGCGGGCACCTTGCGGCCCGTGGGCGGCTTCTGCCGCAGCACCACCTCCTCCCGGCGCTCGTCCGGCTGCTCGGGCACGCGGCCGCCCTCCGGCCGCGGCTCCCGGGGCGCGCTGGGCACGGCCGGAGCGGCCGCtggggggctggcagggctgacCACGCTGTCCCTGAGCGGGGCCACGGCCCGCTGCGCGATGCTGAAGGTGGGCAGTCCCCCGAAGGCGGGGTCGCGGCAGGAAAGGGCGTGCAGCAGCCCCGTGCGGCGCTGGAAGGACGGGCTGTAGCTGCGGTAGCCGATGTAGCCGGAGTCATCCGCGCTCGGCAGGTTGGGCTGCGACGGGTGCTTCTGCACCGGCTCCCGcgatgaggaggaggaggaggaggaagcagcgAAGGAGCCGGGCGGGATGGGCTgcccggcggcggcggtggcAGCGACAGCGGCCCGGCAGAGCCTCTCGGGCGGCCACGCGGAGCGGTCGAGGTGCAAGGCCAGCAGCGCGCCGGGCTCCAGCGCCTCCATGGAGCGCCCGTATCTGCCCAGGTAGTGGTCGGAGCGGGCGCGGGGGGCCCAGGCCTCGcggctgggctgcagcagggtgtCGTGCGAGGCGCTGTGGGGCCAGCCGCGCGGGGCCGCGGGCCCGGAGCCGCCCAGGCGGTCGTGGGACACGCTGCGGTAGCGGGGCATGGCGTGCCGCCGCTCCTCCGAGGCGCTGCGCCGCGGCTCCTGGCTGCAGAACCAGCGCGACAGCGCCTGCTGGCACTCCTGGCGGCCGGGCACACGCTGGGCACCCGACACGTCTCGGGGCGGCCGCCCCGTGCCCTCCTTGAAGCCGCAGTGAGTCCGGTGCTCCGGGAGCTGCTTGGGGACGCCGTagcagggggcgctgccggGAGACATCCCGTAGCGGTCGGGCACGGAGGGTGCGGCGCTGGCGGGGCAGGCGGGGCGGGAGAAGGAGCCGGGGTGCCCGTGGGGtgcggcggggcgcggggcgggaCCCCCGGGCTGCGGCTCCTCGGGGCGGTGCGCGGGGCTGCCGCCGGGGTCGCTGCGGGCGCCCAGCGGGGACGAGGGACCGGCGGTGGCCGAGCGCGGGGCGCGGGGGTCCGGCGGCTGGCCCGGGGCGGGCTCGGCACCCCGGGCCTGGAAGGGGTACGTTTTCCGCGGGTAGCAGATGGGAGGGGGCTCGGGGATGCTCTGAGCCCCACCGGAGTACGGCTCGTTGCCCTTCAAGTAGGCGTCCTGGGAATAGGCCTGGGCAGGGGGGGACAGCGGTCAGGGAGGGGGGACAGGGTCACAATCCTCCACATTCCCACCGTAGGGATGCTCTCTGCATCCCCCAACCCCTGAGCAAGCCTCCCGTGGGGTCAGCTGGGCTCGATGCAGCCCCCCACACCCATCCCGCTTTCCCACAGGGCCCCCCAGCTCCGAGCAGCGGCAGCCCttcctctgtcccctcccctccttcctAAAATACTCCGGCACGACAATTCCCACTCACAGCCATCCCAGCTCACTTTTCACGTGTCCCTGACTCCACACCAGGGGacccccagagctcagagcaggcacagGTGGGGACCACCCTGTAAAACCCCCCAGCCCTATGGGAAGGGGtcccccaggctggggacaagCAGTGAGTGATTCAAAAAGCCACCGAATATCCAAGCTGGGATGGGAGAGGCATCAGGAGGAGCCCCAAACTCAGGCCATGCTTCCAGGACCACTGTCACCCCCAGATGCTGGCGCACCCATGGCAGAGACACTTGAGGGAGGGGGTCCAAGAATAAGTCAGGCCTCGAAACCTGGGACAATTCatcctccagctgtgcctgagGGTGCTCCCCCAAAATCACATGGCCCATCTGCCCTGTTCCTGCCCCAGTACCCCCAGTTCTGCACCCGTTGCtcctccagggatgctgggggacccctgtccccaagtgtccccaggcgTCCCCAAGTGTCCCTAAGTGTCCCCAAGGCACCTGCCCAGCAAACTCACCAGCTGGAGGATGTCCTCGTCCTTGGGCATGATGGAGAGCTCCAGCACATCGTCActgtgggacaggggacagagagGTCAGTCCCACCTGTCCCCAAGCTCACACCTGGCTGGATCCCCCACCATATGAATGTCCTTGTCCCCACACCATGGTGACTGTCCCTGGTCACCCAAGTGCCTCAGGGCCCCTGTCATCCCAGTGGcacccagagcctgctgtgacGTGTCCCCACGCTGTCACCTCCCCTCCCAGGAAGGGCACTCACCTGTTCTGGATCAGGGCGATCACCTGCGAGTAGGTTTTCCCGATGATGCTCTCCCCATTCACCTTGACCAGCCGGTCACCTGCAGAGCCCGGGAAGGGGACAGTGTCACCACGAGGGAGTGGTGGCAGCTGGATGTCCCCACGGTCACCCAGGGCAGGGTTTGAGCAGAGTTTTTACCGGATCCCACGTGGCAAAGGGAGCAAAGGGGGACCCCAAACCCAGGAGAACCCCCGGGGAccccaaggctgctctgagcaccccAGGACCAGAGCAAGCAGAGCGCTCTCAGAAACAGAGGAAAGAGGTAGAAAAGAGCAGGAACGCCAGAAAAAGAGCagaataaggaagaaattcccGGGCAGAGGCGGAGCATTCCCGGGATCCCGCGAGCAGCCGGGAGCCGCCCCCGGCTCACCCGTGCGCAGCCCCGCCTGGTGCGCCGGCCCGTCCTCCCGCACGTTCTTCACGAAGATCGTGTCCATGGGCTCCAGGCGGCTCCGGGCGGGACCTGCTCCGCGGGGACAGCGTGTCAGGGAGCTGCCGCCACAGTCAGCACCCTCCTGAGGCGGGGGAGTCACCTCCTGTTCCCCAGAAccacctcctgtccctccccagtcacctcctgtcctgtcctgccccGGACCCCCGGCCCCGCCACCCGCGAGAGCCGAAGCCACCGGGCGCTGCCAAGCGGGCGCGGTGCCCACAGGGGATCCCAAATCGCCCCCGGAGCGAGGTCGGGGCCCCCCAGCCCGGCTGGGTACCGGGTGCCAGGTCTGGCACCGCTGCCCGGGCAGCGCGGCCCCGGCGCCGTGTCATCGCACCAGCGCCGATCCGTTCTGACACCTTCACATTCGCTCACGTCACCCTGAGCCTCCGGGAGGGGACAGCGGcgccgtgtccctgtccccaaacaCCCCGCGCTGGCCCGGGGCCAGTGCTGGCCACGCCACAGCCCCTCCGGGTGTGACATCCCTCAAAGCTCCcgggggctggggacaccgagCCCATCGCCGTGCCAGGAGCCACCAAACTGCCACCAAAGCCCCGCGTGGCTTCACCGCCAGCTGATATTTAGTGCTGTGGTGACAACAGTAAAACCCGCTGCGACCTGTGACAACTGCGTCACCCCCCtctcccctgtgccaccctgtgccaccctgtgccgctgtccccagggtccccacGCCAATGCTCACCTGCTCGGTTCccattctcctcctcctgccaaaaacaaaaagagaaaagcattgATTTGGTGGCGGGGCCGTGACGAGGGGaccgggaggggacagggggtggCAGCCCCGTCCCTCTGCCCTCCGCCGCCCCCGGCTAAAATTACCGCCTGACACCGGATCCGCGGGACCCGCGCAGCCCCCCGCACCCAGCTGCCGGTGTGGGGCCGGGTTTGGGGCAGGGCAGCGGGAaggggccctgccagccctggggtggcATCTCGCCCTTCACCCCGGGCCACCGGGGAGAGCCCAACCCCTGCCGTGGGGTTCCAGGAGAGGGATCCGTCCCATCCTGGATGAATcctcatccctgcccatccctgcagcctcccggtgcacagcaggggctgccggggctgcgGTGGGCACTGATCTGTGCCGGGGGGTGGGAATTGTGCCAAATCCCTGCCCTTTTAACCCAAATCCCCCGTGGGGAGCCTCAGCAGAGCCACACTGCCCGGGCAGGGGGTGCCAGGTTGGGGTGGGGCACAGGGTGGGTCTCAGGTCCCCCCAAGGAGGGGTCTGGGGACCTGGAAGggaaattctcattttccatGCCCTGCTAGCAGCACAGGCCTGGCCACAGCCCCCAGCCggtggggacacagccctggtgtccccaaggtgccaGGGCCACCCAGAGGGTGCCAGGAGGGCACCAGCGTGCGACATTGCCGGCGACaaggagcagcacctgcaccGCTGCGGGTGCCCAAGGAACGGCCTCATTCCATGGCCGCAGCGGGAGCGTGGGGCCACCGAGAGCCCCTGCGGGCACGGActcagcccctccctgcccgTCCTCGTCCTGTGgcatcccagagcccttcccgGCCCCGAGGCCATCCCGGCGGCCCCGCTGCCAGCGCGATGAGCGCGGCGAGCGCGGCTCCCGGTCCCCTCCCTGCTGAGTCAAGCCACCGAAACTCAGCCCCCGGAGCTGGCGGGGTGCCGGCCCccgcggctgctgctgctgctgctgctgagccgGCCCCACCGCGCCCTGCCCCGCCGGCGCTGCGCCGGGAGCTATTCCCAGCCTCTTCCCAACCGCATCTCCAGCTCCCGGCGCTGATCCGGCTCCATCCCACGCGGCCCCGGGTGCTGCCGcccgggcagggctcagcccggtGCCCAGAAGGGCAGGAGCAACCTTTTGGAAGGCAGAGGAGAGGTGGGAGCGGGTTTGGAGGAGCTTCAGGCCGTTCCCATGACAAATCTCCCCAGCAGAGTCACGCTGGCCGCGCTCCGGGCGCGGGAaggcaggaaggggctggagaggcAGAGTGAGGAGCCTGGGAAATGCCGGAGGTGCTGGAGGATGGCGAGCGGGGATTCCGGCGAGTCGGTTCTCCCCACCCTGTGACTCACTTCCCACGGCACTTCCCTGTCTGCCAGCGCCCGGGccgtggggcagctgtggggctcCAGGGGTGATGGGATGGCCCAGGGATCTGCcatggggcagctgtggggctcCAGGGGTGATGGGATAGTCCAGGGATcggcccagcctggagcagggaaagggatgTGTGGGACAACACAGATCCCGGATTATCCTCCCTCATCATCCACAGGAAATGGGGAGTGAAGGGGGTTCTGAATTCCAGAATTCCAGGAGTTTGGAGCTGGTTCATGCCTCGGGGTGTGGAGGGCTCTCCATCCatgctggaagctgctgctggggggctCCATGGGATCTCTCCATCCTCGAGAGAAAGGCACTGCCCAGATCGGGCTCAGAGGTGCCAAGCCAGGGCCGTGTCCTCCCAAAAGATGTCACCCAAAAGGGTGGGTGACCAAAACACAGATCCCAGGGCAGGTACAGTTGGAAAATCCCCACCAACAGTCAGGAAAGTGGGAACCAAAAATCCTCCAGCCCTGGTTGTCCCCGGGGGCTCTGAGGAGCCttttcctgccattcccagcGATGCCGCAGCCGTTGTTGGGAGCCGAGGGATCCTCTCCATCCCCACAAACAATCCCACATCCCAAAACGCTCCGAGATGTCTCCAGAGGTGCTGCTTGCTCAGAGCTCATTTTccaacagctccagcagccccacgGTCTCCTCCATCCCAGGGTGGGATCCCCATGGGGGATGATCACCAGGAATCCCAACAGAGCAGGCGATGGACGCTGCACTCctctccccctgcccacccccagccctcatCCTGCCCCCACCACCtccccctgcagcatccccaggatGGACCCCGGCCCTACCTTGGCCGAGTGCACGGCCGACTCCGGAGGGTACACGATGAAGTGGCGCAGGGTGAAGCCGAAGCCGCCCTGGGGGCTCTTGCGCAGCGCCACCGTCCTGGGCCCCACCCAGGGGAAGGAGCCCCCCTCGGGGGGCGCGTTGGCGTTCGGGGACGCCCCATCTCTCCGGGCCGGCGTCGGCTgcagggacaaggacaaggTGTCACCCCATGTGCTCCTGAGCCCCGTgatggggctgagctctgcccaaAAGCTGCTCCATTCCCAATGCCCCCAATCCGTAATCCCAGCCCCCCACCAGTGAATTCCAGCCCGACTCCTCCTGTGGGGCCTTTGAGAAGGAGATGAATGGAaaggaaatcaaaataaatgagCAGTGCCTGGGGGTCTGGATGGGACCCAGGAGGGGAGATGAGGGGAcgggatgtggcacttggggacaaaAGGTCCCCGATGCCACAGCAACAACCTCGGGCAAAGGCGGAAAGAGCCATCCAGGAGGTGGTGGGATGAGTGAGGCTTCCCAAAACGGGGCAGGGACCTGGCAGGGGacactgcccagagcagtgccaAGGGGATGTggctccatcccacagctcccagtgccagtgctgggacagggaatggggctgtggcacagccgGAGCGGCCACGGGCACCTCTCCTGGCACCAAGGAGCAGCCAGAGTGCCAACACCTGGGGTGAACTCCTGGGTTCCGAATTCCAGGAGCTTGGAGTTCAGCATGGATGGGTTTGggagggctcagcacagccctgatgaGGGCCggagctgctccccatggcTGCACATCTGGCAGCACAtctggctgggatgggagcagctccagggccgaGGGGAGCAGAAGGCACTGTCTGATGTCCTGGCaccacccagctctgccaaatCCAGGGAAATTGGGAatgtgggagcaggagggacaggcagggatcCACAGGGATCCACAGGGACCCTGCCCAAGCCCTGGCTCCTTCCCCGCTGCCAGAGTCAGCCCGTGCTGGGATGAGGGTGTTAAAATTCAGGGGCTGTCTGGGTGGAAGCGATGGATGGGAGGGGACGGGGACAAGGGACACAAAGGGACAAGGCACAAAAAGCCtttgtgtgtgcctgtgctGAGTGGGCCTTTTCGCTGCCGGTGGGGAGATCAGACgcagggccgggctgtgccccctgTCCAGCACGTCCTGCACGGAGCCCCCGGTGCCCACGGGGGCCTTGTCCCCCTGAGAACGGGGTCCCTGTGCCGAGCACACACCTCTGCCACCGCCCTGACCCCCTCCAAAAACCGGCTGCccccaaaaccacacagaaCCACCACGGGAGAGCCACAAAACCCCTCTGCCAGCACCACAACGCCTCCCACCCCACCAATCCCAGAGGgtgatcccagcccagctggcaaCGGGCGCCCCCCGCTCCCGGGGGACCCCATCCCGCGGCCCCGGGGCCGGCAGCATCCCGGCGGCGCCCGGCCCATCTGCGCCCTCCTTTGTGCCGGCCCCGGCTCGCCGGATTATTTTTAAGCTGACAGCTGAATGTGCCCCGCTGACGGTAACCGGCACGGACAGGCCCGGCAGCAGCGAGGGCTGCCGACACCAACGGCCCGCGGGGACAGGGACGTGTCCCCGTGTCACGGCCGTGCGGGCGGCTCCAGCTCAGGGAcgtgtccccaggtgtgagGTGACcgtcctgcctggctgctgtgcctcagtttccctctccACCACCcggatttggattttttttttgcgtTGAAGCTTGCGGTTGTGGCCTTGGGCAGCCACCCAGTGCTGGCTGAGATGCTCCAGCTCCCCCAGACACTTTGTCACCTCACCCGTTTGTCCTCAGagctctgtccctcctcccAAATTTCTGGCTCGGTTTTAGCCTCACCCCGGTGGTTCCTGCCGTGCTCCCTCAGATGTATCCTCATGCCAACAGCCTCAAATCCCCCTTCCCATgagtgctgcagggatgggggcacCCCCTTGATCATCCTGTGACATCcagacccagccagcagggTCATCCCGATCTCTGTGAGCCCCCTCAGCACAGGTCCTGTCCCCACGTCACTGAACCACCCCCGTGGGGACACAGTGGGGACagtccctcctgccatggggacaCAATGGGGACAGTTCCTCCTGCCAGTGTCCCCCTCCTGTCCAACAGAGCAGCGCTGTCCCCCCACCCCGGGCTCAGCATTTGTCCCCACCCCGGACACGGCGCAGCAGGAGC from Ammospiza nelsoni isolate bAmmNel1 chromosome 26, bAmmNel1.pri, whole genome shotgun sequence includes these protein-coding regions:
- the ARHGAP23 gene encoding rho GTPase-activating protein 23, which encodes MDTIFVKNVREDGPAHQAGLRTGDRLVKVNGESIIGKTYSQVIALIQNSDDVLELSIMPKDEDILQLAYSQDAYLKGNEPYSGGAQSIPEPPPICYPRKTYPFQARGAEPAPGQPPDPRAPRSATAGPSSPLGARSDPGGSPAHRPEEPQPGGPAPRPAAPHGHPGSFSRPACPASAAPSVPDRYGMSPGSAPCYGVPKQLPEHRTHCGFKEGTGRPPRDVSGAQRVPGRQECQQALSRWFCSQEPRRSASEERRHAMPRYRSVSHDRLGGSGPAAPRGWPHSASHDTLLQPSREAWAPRARSDHYLGRYGRSMEALEPGALLALHLDRSAWPPERLCRAAVAATAAAGQPIPPGSFAASSSSSSSSREPVQKHPSQPNLPSADDSGYIGYRSYSPSFQRRTGLLHALSCRDPAFGGLPTFSIAQRAVAPLRDSVVSPASPPAAAPAVPSAPREPRPEGGRVPEQPDERREEVVLRQKPPTGRKVPAPLRQMNFVFPEGVKDTDICDPAGAAGRGDRPGSERPGRRVAPLAAPEDSLASIPFIDEPTSPSIDLKAKHIPASSVVSSAMNSAPAMATSPASPTFAFALSRHYSQDCSSIKAGRRSSYLLAITTERSKSCDDGLNAFRDEGKILRRMPSRVPSLRMLRSFFTDGSLDSLGTSEDARSKRHSTSDLSDVPFSAVRKEGWLHCKQILTKKGKKVGGGIRQWKRVFAVLRTHSLYLCKDRREAVTCAPAPGEEEPPISIQACLVDISYSETKRKHVFRLTTADFCEYLFQAEDREDMLAWIKVIRENSKAEGEDPGFASQALISKKLNDYRKVRYGPGPAGAKPDSSPKGPRGLGIRAEFLKQTGTSAPRSPRQDAAVTKDESSSQKAPWGINIMKKNKKSAPRAFGVRLEDCQPAPDNKNVPLIVEACCKVVEDRGLEYMGIYRVPGNNAVVSSLQEQLNKGATEINLQDERWQDLNVISSLLKSFFRKLPEPLFTDDKYNDFIEANRIEDASERMRTLRKLIRDLPGHYYETLKFLVGHLKTIADHSEKNKMEPRNLALVFGPTLVRTSEDNMTDMVTHMPDRYKIVETLIQHSDWFFSDKEDKGEKTPVDEKEAQSVPNIEYLLPNIGRTAAPGDPGEGSTRSGSAKQKGTWPSRKAPPHRELLAIPFVSAAARKRKKRREAEGVGSSTDDDAERRDSPGRQQEQEGPAVTPGKAPRGTSTEPAGAERECSAEPAGSGSEPAPDARSIVSGYSTLSTMDRSLCSEVHSVAGSRGEEADDERSELSHMETDTESREGARPRPGQAGLGTGDEDKSPPGRPSFNSHRLMQCDTLARRRLGRPRDAAAAAGGDEQGWAAPGRASQLRQRLRGSADDMGVRLRRAHSPETRRKKSSWRRHTVVVPGGLKDLNFNEWKEPRGLEGTPGPCRDKDSGLSSLESTKARSVAPAPAPPGTAGPGTATRSPPGSPGPPAPLRFPQCL